Proteins from a single region of Methanocorpusculum sp.:
- a CDS encoding YgiQ family radical SAM protein, translating to MPSITTGNLTDQPRYLPITAEELKNTGRTKPDIILVSADAYVDHPSFAAALLGRTLINAGFSVAIISQPDWKDREGTDFTQFGKPNLFFAVLPGAVDPMVSAYTPALRRRHDDAYSPGGKPTRPEKTTLVYTNILHRLFKDTPIIIGGIEASLRRLAHYDYWSDSVKQGILADAPASLLVYGMGELQMIEIAERLKTGESVKDLTDIRGTCYTMSIAAFRENPPAGTILPAYPAVVNKETYAEAFKIQHLSKDTLIQPHPKTVVVQNPPARPLTSEELDIIYELPYTRKQHPAYKEPIPALTPIQFSITTHRGCFGACSFCAITHHQGKEIVSRSEESVLKEAERIAKMPEFRGTISDLGGPSANMYACSCANWEENGACLDKNCAACPSLKLGTTEQISLLRHVSAIRKVKHVFISSGIRYDLIPETEDGDKYLKELTERHISGHLKVAPEHISDRVTQLMNKPGKAVFDAFCKRFDALQKDKTKKQYLVPYLMSSHPGCRIDDMVTLALYLREKGMYTEQVQDFTPVPMTLSTAMYYTGLDPMTGKKVHVPLGDEKRIQRALLQWKDPKQYDYVISGLLKAGRSDLIGDLVPNKGLPPVKKSGSSKKRRV from the coding sequence ATGCCTTCAATCACCACCGGAAACCTCACCGACCAGCCGCGCTATCTCCCAATAACCGCAGAAGAGCTGAAAAATACCGGCAGGACTAAACCTGACATCATCCTTGTATCGGCCGATGCCTATGTTGATCATCCGTCATTTGCCGCCGCACTCCTTGGACGAACACTGATAAACGCAGGATTCTCCGTTGCCATTATAAGCCAGCCCGACTGGAAAGACAGAGAAGGAACAGACTTCACACAGTTTGGAAAACCAAACCTCTTCTTCGCCGTACTTCCCGGAGCCGTCGATCCGATGGTAAGTGCCTATACCCCTGCACTCCGGCGCCGGCATGACGATGCATACTCACCCGGTGGAAAACCCACCCGCCCGGAAAAAACGACCCTTGTTTACACAAATATACTTCATCGTCTGTTCAAAGACACCCCGATAATCATTGGAGGGATCGAAGCAAGTCTCAGACGCCTCGCTCATTACGATTACTGGAGCGACTCGGTCAAACAGGGGATCCTTGCGGATGCTCCCGCCTCGCTTCTCGTCTACGGAATGGGTGAGCTCCAGATGATCGAGATCGCCGAACGCCTGAAAACCGGCGAAAGCGTCAAAGACCTCACGGATATCAGAGGCACCTGCTACACGATGAGCATAGCAGCGTTCCGGGAAAATCCTCCGGCCGGGACCATACTTCCCGCATACCCGGCAGTAGTAAACAAGGAAACCTATGCGGAAGCGTTTAAGATCCAGCATCTTTCTAAAGATACGCTGATCCAGCCCCACCCGAAGACCGTCGTCGTCCAGAATCCTCCGGCACGTCCCCTTACAAGCGAGGAACTCGATATCATCTACGAACTGCCGTACACAAGAAAACAGCACCCGGCATACAAAGAACCGATCCCGGCACTCACCCCGATCCAATTTTCCATCACCACCCACCGCGGGTGTTTTGGCGCCTGTTCATTTTGCGCCATCACCCATCATCAGGGAAAAGAGATCGTCTCACGAAGTGAGGAATCCGTTCTGAAAGAGGCTGAGCGGATCGCGAAAATGCCGGAGTTTCGGGGAACGATCTCGGATCTCGGCGGACCGTCCGCGAATATGTATGCCTGCAGCTGTGCAAACTGGGAGGAAAACGGGGCCTGTCTCGACAAAAACTGTGCGGCATGCCCTTCGCTGAAGCTGGGCACAACCGAACAGATTTCCCTGCTCAGACACGTATCGGCGATCAGAAAAGTCAAACATGTTTTCATCAGCTCGGGAATCAGATACGATCTCATTCCCGAAACAGAAGACGGGGACAAATACCTGAAAGAGCTGACCGAACGCCACATCTCCGGCCACCTGAAAGTTGCACCCGAACATATCAGCGACCGGGTAACGCAGCTGATGAACAAACCGGGAAAAGCGGTCTTTGATGCCTTCTGCAAAAGGTTCGATGCCCTCCAAAAGGACAAAACGAAGAAACAGTATCTCGTGCCGTATCTGATGTCATCTCATCCCGGATGCCGGATAGATGACATGGTCACCCTTGCCCTCTATCTCAGAGAAAAGGGGATGTACACCGAACAGGTCCAGGACTTTACTCCGGTTCCGATGACCCTTTCAACGGCGATGTATTACACCGGACTCGACCCTATGACCGGGAAAAAAGTCCATGTCCCCCTCGGAGATGAGAAAAGGATCCAGAGAGCCCTTCTTCAGTGGAAAGATCCGAAACAGTATGATTATGTCATCTCCGGACTTTTGAAGGCAGGAAGAAGTGACCTGATCGGGGACCTGGTGCCTAACAAAGGTCTGCCCCCGGTAAAAAAATCAGGCAGCTCGAAAAAAAGAAGAGTTTAA
- the argC gene encoding N-acetyl-gamma-glutamyl-phosphate reductase has product MDIAIIGASGYAGGDLIRLLLTHKEADIVCATSRKLAGTPVTKDHIHLKNLIDLEYTNPDVENIDADFVFLAVPHTAAMQYAGKLKECGIKTVDFSADYRLPREIYEKTYGVKHSDYFKAPYGIPELHRKDVKNASFVANPGCFPTGATLAAAPVAKLAHTIIYDSKSGVSGAGDSISETTHFPNVAENILPYKITSHRHLPEMRQEAAFLGSKANVYFTPHLLPAIRGIITTAHILFNEPMELEMIQKLYQDFYKNEHFVRLQPAKLGGVRGSNFCDINFELENDGTRLVAVSAIDNLVKGASGQAVQNMNIMCGFDEAEGIRMPGMFP; this is encoded by the coding sequence ATGGATATAGCGATTATCGGAGCATCCGGTTATGCCGGGGGCGACCTCATCAGACTGCTGCTGACGCACAAGGAAGCAGACATAGTCTGTGCCACGTCACGAAAACTGGCAGGCACCCCGGTAACCAAAGATCACATCCACTTGAAAAATCTCATTGACCTTGAGTACACAAATCCTGATGTTGAAAACATCGACGCGGATTTTGTTTTCCTTGCGGTTCCTCATACCGCTGCCATGCAGTATGCCGGTAAACTGAAAGAGTGCGGTATAAAAACGGTTGATTTCTCCGCGGATTATCGTCTGCCAAGAGAGATCTATGAAAAAACCTACGGAGTGAAACACTCTGATTACTTCAAAGCACCGTACGGTATTCCCGAACTTCACCGCAAAGATGTAAAAAACGCAAGTTTTGTTGCAAACCCGGGCTGTTTTCCAACCGGGGCGACCCTTGCGGCAGCTCCGGTTGCAAAACTTGCCCACACGATAATTTATGATTCAAAGAGCGGAGTTTCCGGAGCTGGCGACTCGATTTCAGAAACCACACACTTCCCAAACGTTGCTGAAAACATCCTTCCCTATAAAATAACATCCCACAGACATCTGCCGGAGATGCGTCAGGAGGCAGCATTCCTCGGATCGAAAGCAAATGTCTACTTCACCCCACACCTCCTCCCCGCTATAAGGGGGATCATAACAACTGCGCATATTCTCTTCAATGAACCAATGGAGCTGGAAATGATACAGAAACTCTATCAGGACTTCTACAAAAACGAACATTTTGTCCGACTGCAGCCTGCAAAACTCGGAGGGGTCAGAGGTTCGAACTTCTGCGACATCAACTTCGAACTTGAAAATGACGGGACAAGACTTGTTGCCGTATCGGCAATAGACAACCTAGTGAAAGGAGCCTCAGGTCAGGCGGTCCAGAACATGAACATCATGTGCGGATTTGACGAAGCCGAAGGTATCAGAATGCCGGGGATGTTCCCATGA
- a CDS encoding DUF120 domain-containing protein — MYTIDAEDAACLRRIALLGGCKGPVRLSTQALGDQLGISQQTASRRLQSLEKAQMISRTAESTGQFVLVTRSGEEHLRREFSEYSKIFDVKDEQYILTGTVILGVGEGRYYMSIPHYQEQFEKLCGFTPYPGTLNIKLNPQSVLVRKRMDSLEWTIVPGFKDEHRMFGEARCIKCTISGISCAIVVPGRTHHPEEIIEVISGTHLRDALDLKENSEVVVVVG; from the coding sequence ATGTATACGATAGATGCTGAAGATGCGGCCTGTCTGCGGCGAATTGCCCTGCTTGGAGGGTGTAAAGGACCAGTACGCCTTTCCACACAGGCTCTGGGAGACCAGCTCGGGATCAGCCAGCAGACCGCATCACGCAGACTTCAGTCACTCGAAAAAGCACAGATGATTTCACGGACCGCAGAGTCGACCGGTCAGTTCGTTCTCGTGACACGATCCGGAGAGGAGCATCTCCGGCGGGAATTCTCCGAGTACAGTAAAATATTCGATGTAAAAGATGAGCAGTATATCCTTACTGGTACCGTCATATTAGGCGTCGGCGAAGGAAGGTACTATATGTCCATCCCCCACTATCAGGAACAGTTCGAAAAACTCTGCGGATTTACTCCGTATCCGGGGACGCTCAATATAAAACTCAACCCGCAAAGTGTTCTGGTCAGAAAACGGATGGACTCCTTGGAATGGACGATTGTTCCCGGGTTCAAAGATGAACACCGCATGTTTGGTGAGGCACGCTGTATCAAATGCACGATATCCGGTATTTCGTGCGCAATAGTCGTGCCCGGTCGGACCCATCACCCGGAAGAGATTATTGAGGTAATTTCCGGAACACATCTCCGTGACGCCCTGGACCTGAAAGAAAACAGTGAAGTCGTTGTGGTCGTTGGATAA
- a CDS encoding ADP-ribosylglycohydrolase family protein, with protein sequence MLNRYKGCLIGAILGDALGMPHETTTAHFSTEPTFGKAHKGHPNHNLLPGQYTDDGQLILIASRILAEGAWNNTDYAKELLKTYTLQKFRYPDGTIFAACKKMEKTENLTGSGIYSDSAGCIGLAIPFALAYRDRKEMAKDLLAACTVTHTHPGVHAGVIGCALLLNTLLETSDVEAGFAALRTAAENMDPMLAGKIANAIRIEQTGMPTPDAVSILGNSSSIYHTLPLAVFFCRRYYIPRELLGISSTCGGNADTASLLCGAFCGARFGISALPGELIPTLERAGIFADLAEKLMNREAKTPDEESGE encoded by the coding sequence ATGCTCAATAGATACAAAGGATGTCTTATCGGAGCTATCCTTGGTGACGCTCTCGGGATGCCGCACGAGACGACCACCGCACATTTTTCAACAGAACCGACCTTTGGAAAGGCACACAAAGGTCATCCGAATCATAATCTCCTCCCGGGCCAGTACACCGACGACGGACAGCTGATCCTCATAGCCTCACGGATCCTCGCAGAAGGTGCCTGGAACAACACCGATTACGCAAAAGAACTTCTCAAAACCTATACCTTACAGAAATTCAGATACCCGGACGGGACCATTTTTGCCGCATGCAAAAAGATGGAAAAAACCGAAAACCTCACCGGATCGGGAATATACTCAGACAGTGCGGGGTGTATAGGCCTCGCGATTCCCTTTGCTCTCGCATACAGGGACCGAAAGGAGATGGCAAAAGATCTTCTGGCTGCCTGTACGGTGACCCACACGCACCCCGGCGTACACGCGGGCGTGATTGGATGCGCCCTTCTTTTGAACACCCTTCTTGAAACAAGTGATGTAGAGGCAGGATTTGCAGCACTCCGGACCGCGGCAGAAAATATGGATCCGATGCTCGCAGGAAAAATAGCCAATGCGATCAGAATCGAGCAGACCGGCATGCCCACACCTGATGCCGTGAGTATTCTTGGAAACTCCTCCTCAATATACCATACACTTCCCCTTGCAGTCTTCTTTTGCAGACGATATTATATTCCGCGTGAACTCCTCGGGATATCCTCCACCTGCGGGGGAAATGCCGATACGGCCTCACTTTTGTGTGGAGCATTTTGCGGGGCCAGATTCGGAATATCGGCCCTCCCGGGGGAGCTTATCCCCACACTTGAACGGGCGGGGATCTTTGCAGATCTTGCAGAAAAACTCATGAACCGGGAAGCTAAAACCCCGGACGAAGAGTCCGGGGAATAA
- a CDS encoding cation:proton antiporter produces the protein MLEELISTIEFQMSLLLFVALGGYLLATRIHQSAVIGEILVGLIVGPSVLGLITYTDFVQSLAGLGAIILLFVIGFEFELRDITNWRYILIAFIGVVVPWVGGYITAVFFGMDFYSAIFIGTALTATSIAITANVLREMGKLHQPFAKAIIGAAVIDDILSLIVLSICTDLASTGELVPLGIGLTVIKAFGFVIIAAGVGVKVIPLLITKMDETKIARQFPEFVFIFAMMIAFFYAMMAEMVGISAIVGAFLAGVCVNRVSLKHSMDIKLGAEYLYIIFAAIFFVSLGIIADLRYLTQDMILFIAILTIVAVITKVFGCGIPAKLTGMSWRDSALIGFGMTPRGEVAMIVGLIALNRFEEMAAAAIDPLEAEHLLQLGNELFIAIVVVSLVTTVIVPMIYRGFFFKGEKPKALACEQDSKT, from the coding sequence ATGTTGGAAGAACTCATATCCACCATCGAATTCCAGATGAGTCTTCTGTTATTCGTGGCATTGGGAGGTTATCTTCTCGCGACACGGATCCACCAGTCCGCGGTTATCGGCGAGATCCTGGTAGGTCTTATCGTTGGTCCGAGTGTCCTCGGACTTATTACCTATACGGACTTCGTTCAGAGTCTCGCCGGACTTGGCGCAATTATTCTGCTGTTTGTGATAGGATTCGAGTTTGAACTGCGTGATATCACCAACTGGCGATATATCTTAATTGCTTTCATAGGAGTTGTTGTTCCATGGGTCGGCGGGTATATCACCGCGGTCTTTTTCGGCATGGACTTTTACAGTGCCATTTTCATTGGTACCGCGTTGACCGCCACCAGTATCGCGATCACGGCAAATGTTCTGCGGGAGATGGGCAAACTCCATCAGCCGTTCGCGAAAGCGATCATCGGGGCTGCGGTCATCGATGATATCTTAAGTTTGATCGTGCTTTCGATTTGTACTGATCTTGCCTCGACCGGTGAACTTGTTCCCCTCGGAATCGGTCTCACCGTTATCAAAGCATTCGGTTTCGTAATCATTGCGGCAGGAGTGGGTGTCAAAGTTATTCCTCTCCTGATCACCAAGATGGATGAAACAAAGATCGCCCGACAGTTCCCGGAATTTGTGTTCATCTTTGCGATGATGATCGCATTTTTCTATGCAATGATGGCTGAAATGGTGGGGATATCCGCTATCGTCGGGGCATTCCTTGCAGGTGTCTGTGTGAACAGAGTCAGTCTGAAGCATAGTATGGATATCAAACTCGGCGCCGAGTATCTGTATATCATCTTCGCGGCGATATTCTTCGTGTCACTCGGTATCATCGCAGATTTACGATATCTGACTCAGGATATGATATTGTTCATCGCGATCCTGACGATCGTTGCTGTTATCACGAAAGTTTTCGGCTGCGGTATCCCGGCCAAATTAACAGGGATGAGTTGGCGAGACTCGGCGCTCATCGGGTTTGGGATGACCCCTCGCGGGGAGGTGGCCATGATCGTTGGCCTTATTGCACTGAATCGGTTTGAGGAGATGGCGGCCGCAGCTATAGACCCCCTAGAGGCGGAGCATCTTCTCCAGTTAGGAAACGAGCTGTTTATCGCGATCGTGGTGGTCTCCCTTGTGACGACGGTGATCGTCCCGATGATTTACAGAGGATTCTTCTTCAAGGGAGAAAAGCCCAAAGCTCTCGCCTGTGAGCAGGATTCAAAGACTTAA
- a CDS encoding DUF475 domain-containing protein: MDILYAVVVIIGLVAFETVASIDNAIINADILSTMKAWARRWFLTWGLIIAVFGVRGLLPWAIIWASAPSLGPIGALTATFSGDETAALAIEQSAPFLLLAGGVFMVFLFLHWFMAEQKNCIVPGELAFSKTGPWFYAAAAIILLAIVYFTVQINPFLAVAAVAGSAIFFIMQGFRLFADAKTLELEKGTENPDEAGHKSQISKLMLLEVIDATFSIDGVVGAFAFTMSVPLILIGNGLGALVVRELTIRNIDSIRKYAYLKNGAMYSIFCLGIIMCSEGFGLELPIWIAPILTVSIVAVFFGLSLRKIKKHDYGTCPAPRKE; this comes from the coding sequence ATGGACATTCTCTACGCTGTAGTCGTCATCATCGGTCTTGTTGCCTTCGAGACCGTTGCCAGCATAGATAATGCCATAATCAATGCGGATATTTTATCGACGATGAAGGCCTGGGCCCGCCGCTGGTTCCTTACATGGGGTCTTATCATCGCGGTGTTCGGCGTCCGCGGTCTTCTGCCCTGGGCAATTATTTGGGCGTCAGCCCCCTCGCTAGGTCCGATCGGAGCGCTTACCGCGACCTTCTCCGGCGACGAGACGGCGGCTCTCGCGATCGAGCAGAGCGCTCCGTTTCTCCTTCTCGCAGGAGGAGTGTTTATGGTTTTTCTGTTTCTGCACTGGTTCATGGCAGAGCAGAAGAACTGCATAGTTCCTGGAGAACTCGCTTTCTCGAAAACCGGACCCTGGTTTTATGCGGCGGCCGCGATCATTCTTCTGGCAATAGTTTACTTTACTGTCCAGATAAACCCGTTCCTCGCCGTCGCAGCAGTCGCGGGTTCGGCGATCTTTTTCATCATGCAGGGATTCCGTCTGTTTGCTGATGCCAAAACTCTGGAGCTTGAGAAGGGGACGGAAAATCCGGATGAAGCGGGACACAAATCCCAGATCAGTAAACTGATGCTTCTCGAAGTGATCGACGCGACATTTTCCATAGATGGAGTCGTCGGCGCATTTGCATTCACCATGTCGGTCCCTCTGATCCTGATTGGTAACGGCCTCGGGGCATTAGTGGTCCGTGAACTGACGATTCGAAACATTGACAGTATCCGGAAATATGCCTATCTCAAAAACGGAGCGATGTACTCTATATTCTGTCTGGGTATCATCATGTGCTCGGAAGGATTCGGTCTGGAGTTGCCGATCTGGATCGCTCCCATCCTTACAGTGTCCATCGTTGCAGTCTTCTTCGGACTCTCTCTGAGAAAAATCAAGAAGCATGATTACGGAACCTGTCCGGCGCCGAGAAAAGAGTAA
- a CDS encoding DUF2115 domain-containing protein, which translates to MDIFSRSASSSRKFIDETVTALLSAESNQAAAEIIGRALSAYTVFDLQYIGGHLKCEVDRLPNPYRRMYKPFCMDLLDQYHEFMQDYRPGIVCSGPLSDLDLWKKYWVDVPEYCFQNVGPSENSLPTQNHPLSKFFYRLVFAYVMFVKGGCGHPVGMPFPGGLRIRQVGDIVYCPIRDREKDLPQALCNFCPAKQDPDY; encoded by the coding sequence ATGGACATCTTTTCACGTTCCGCTTCATCCTCCCGCAAATTCATTGATGAGACGGTGACGGCTCTTCTTTCTGCAGAGTCGAATCAGGCGGCGGCAGAAATTATCGGCAGGGCATTGTCCGCCTACACGGTTTTTGATCTGCAGTACATCGGCGGGCATCTAAAGTGTGAGGTTGACCGACTCCCGAATCCGTACCGCCGGATGTACAAACCGTTCTGTATGGATTTGCTCGATCAGTACCATGAGTTCATGCAGGATTACCGACCCGGTATCGTTTGTTCCGGTCCGCTCTCCGATCTTGATCTTTGGAAAAAATACTGGGTCGATGTTCCAGAATATTGTTTTCAGAATGTCGGTCCTTCGGAGAACTCCCTCCCTACCCAGAATCATCCCTTGTCAAAATTTTTCTACCGTCTGGTGTTTGCCTATGTCATGTTCGTGAAGGGGGGCTGCGGTCATCCTGTCGGCATGCCGTTTCCGGGAGGACTTCGGATCCGGCAGGTGGGAGACATTGTTTACTGCCCGATCCGTGACCGGGAAAAGGATCTACCTCAGGCGTTATGTAATTTCTGCCCGGCAAAACAGGATCCGGATTACTAG
- a CDS encoding helix-turn-helix transcriptional regulator, whose translation MKNKIKVYRAMHDLTQDALAKELGVTRQTILAIEKGKYDPSLELAFRISRYFHTTVEDVFSFD comes from the coding sequence ATGAAGAATAAGATCAAGGTTTACCGGGCTATGCATGATCTGACGCAGGATGCTCTCGCAAAAGAGCTGGGTGTGACCCGCCAGACGATTCTTGCCATAGAAAAGGGTAAGTATGATCCGTCCCTTGAACTGGCGTTTAGGATCTCCAGATATTTTCACACAACAGTCGAAGATGTATTCTCCTTTGACTGA
- the argJ gene encoding bifunctional ornithine acetyltransferase/N-acetylglutamate synthase — MTAEFRSICAVEGVNAWGMKEGKYGLALIQASGTGAAVFTKNKVRAPVVNLMAERTKRGKLAGIIVNSGCANAYTGKQGLSDAEKMAAIGAEALGISELECGVASTGVIGRYLDLDLIRRQAGNVAGQLAHSPEAETAAAKAIMTTDTREKHAVVRREGFTVAGICKGSGMIAPNMGTMLSFVYTDAEIPAKQLQASLKSAVKRSLNRVVVDGDESTNDSLFCTATGEAGHVPVSEFSKALETVCISLAKQIAADGEGATKMLEVKVYGCKRERDAEKIAKSVITSPLVKSAVYGEDPNWGRVVCAAGYAGVEFTVEELSLSIGEGESETQLVKNGVIVADLVRAKAAMAGDHVVFTLMLESGNKQATAWGCDLTEKYVEINGKYTT, encoded by the coding sequence ATGACCGCAGAGTTCAGAAGCATCTGCGCCGTGGAAGGGGTGAACGCCTGGGGTATGAAAGAGGGGAAGTACGGCCTTGCTCTCATCCAGGCATCCGGAACCGGGGCAGCAGTCTTCACGAAAAACAAGGTCCGTGCCCCTGTCGTTAATTTGATGGCGGAGCGGACCAAACGCGGAAAACTCGCAGGCATCATTGTGAACTCGGGATGTGCCAATGCCTATACAGGGAAGCAGGGCCTTTCCGACGCAGAAAAAATGGCAGCGATCGGGGCAGAGGCACTCGGGATCAGCGAACTCGAGTGCGGGGTCGCAAGTACTGGAGTGATCGGACGATACCTTGATCTTGACCTGATCAGAAGACAGGCAGGAAACGTTGCCGGCCAACTCGCACACTCCCCAGAGGCGGAAACCGCGGCGGCAAAGGCAATCATGACGACCGACACGCGGGAAAAGCATGCAGTTGTGCGCCGCGAAGGATTTACGGTCGCGGGTATCTGTAAAGGCTCCGGCATGATCGCCCCAAACATGGGAACGATGCTTTCGTTCGTGTACACCGATGCGGAGATCCCGGCAAAACAGCTTCAGGCCAGCCTGAAGTCTGCAGTGAAACGGAGTCTGAACAGGGTCGTCGTAGATGGAGATGAAAGCACAAACGACTCGCTCTTCTGTACAGCAACCGGAGAAGCGGGACATGTCCCGGTGAGCGAGTTTTCCAAAGCGCTTGAAACTGTCTGCATCAGTCTTGCAAAGCAGATCGCAGCAGATGGAGAAGGCGCAACGAAAATGCTTGAAGTCAAGGTGTACGGCTGCAAACGTGAACGTGACGCAGAAAAAATCGCAAAATCAGTCATCACCTCCCCTCTCGTGAAAAGTGCCGTCTACGGCGAAGATCCAAACTGGGGCAGAGTTGTCTGTGCCGCAGGATACGCCGGCGTTGAGTTCACGGTCGAGGAGCTTTCTCTTTCGATCGGTGAGGGGGAGAGCGAAACCCAGTTAGTGAAAAATGGTGTTATTGTGGCGGACCTAGTACGGGCAAAAGCCGCGATGGCAGGCGACCACGTGGTTTTCACCCTCATGCTTGAATCAGGAAACAAACAAGCCACCGCGTGGGGCTGCGACCTCACGGAGAAATACGTGGAGATCAACGGGAAGTATACAACATGA
- a CDS encoding DUF2178 domain-containing protein, with the protein MKKNTFYIIYGLIAVSLLLLFWLSIELSSPLIIAASVILAAVLFFVLKKRVTDIVQDERTILIDMKTASATIRASVVLFLTVNLATIVYVFSGPLGFQSFTYHRSNDSMLPVGGFESVSYFPVPPETIPISQLGLFAVLQLVMIIAALFIYVGFRFYYARKFGVWGEDEE; encoded by the coding sequence ATGAAGAAAAATACGTTCTATATTATATACGGTCTTATTGCCGTCTCTCTGCTTCTTTTATTCTGGCTGTCGATAGAACTTTCGAGTCCGCTGATCATTGCGGCTTCTGTTATTCTCGCAGCGGTGCTTTTCTTCGTTCTGAAAAAACGTGTTACCGACATCGTTCAGGATGAACGGACCATTTTGATCGATATGAAAACCGCGTCTGCGACGATAAGAGCCTCGGTCGTTCTTTTCCTGACCGTGAATCTTGCTACGATCGTGTATGTTTTCAGCGGTCCCCTGGGTTTTCAATCATTTACCTATCACCGTTCAAATGATTCGATGCTCCCCGTCGGGGGGTTTGAATCCGTATCGTATTTTCCCGTCCCGCCTGAGACGATCCCGATTTCACAACTCGGATTATTTGCCGTACTGCAGCTTGTGATGATCATTGCGGCACTCTTCATCTATGTCGGATTCAGGTTCTATTACGCCCGTAAGTTCGGGGTATGGGGCGAAGATGAAGAATAA
- a CDS encoding RNA-processing protein gives MHWYGEAGEISIDPAECEERILNTATIPSVLCNWEDLRDARLISTREEYIRAVREVSIFLAMKGIAADLDKKDAALLQMVRTLDEMDDVINLLTERVTDWHAAITPGTSHKYTRANGPRLVQKIAKSGSPSLKRVAREILSLSGVRTDLMKEVSREAMTVIPNMSALVGGLVAARLISRAGGLESTAKMPGSSIQVIGAESALFSHIRTGSSSPKHGIIFQHRRVHNAQKEVRGKVARQLAAKLAIAARLDLYRGELDAEFVDQANAKIDKIFGGEL, from the coding sequence ATGCACTGGTATGGGGAGGCCGGAGAAATATCGATAGATCCGGCGGAATGCGAAGAACGGATACTGAATACTGCCACAATACCGTCCGTCCTTTGTAACTGGGAAGATCTTCGAGATGCCAGACTGATCTCAACCAGGGAAGAATACATCCGGGCAGTCAGGGAGGTATCCATTTTCCTCGCAATGAAAGGGATCGCCGCGGATCTTGATAAAAAAGACGCCGCTCTTCTCCAGATGGTCCGGACCCTCGACGAGATGGATGATGTGATCAACCTCCTCACGGAACGGGTGACCGACTGGCATGCGGCGATAACGCCCGGAACGTCCCATAAATATACTCGGGCAAATGGTCCCCGCCTTGTTCAGAAAATTGCAAAGTCCGGCAGTCCCTCTTTAAAGCGTGTGGCACGGGAGATCCTCTCTCTTTCCGGAGTCAGGACCGATCTGATGAAGGAGGTTTCCCGGGAGGCAATGACCGTTATCCCGAACATGAGTGCTCTTGTCGGCGGCCTTGTTGCCGCACGGCTTATCTCCCGTGCAGGCGGTCTTGAGTCAACAGCAAAAATGCCGGGTTCATCCATACAGGTGATCGGTGCCGAGTCGGCCCTCTTCTCTCACATCAGGACGGGTTCGTCTTCGCCAAAACACGGCATCATCTTTCAGCATCGTCGGGTCCACAATGCACAAAAGGAAGTTCGCGGAAAGGTTGCCCGTCAGCTTGCGGCGAAACTTGCCATCGCCGCCCGTCTGGATCTGTATCGGGGCGAACTGGATGCTGAATTTGTTGATCAGGCGAATGCAAAGATCGACAAAATTTTTGGAGGAGAGTTATGA
- a CDS encoding fibrillarin-like rRNA/tRNA 2'-O-methyltransferase produces MIDIKGTLVSEGSGGVYNERMLGNFRVWDPYRSKLAALWYLDKTTSLGKDEVVLYLGAANGTTVSHVADYVESVYAVEFAPRPMEDLLAVAKKRKNIVPIYADATRPVRYAALLEPADMLYQDVAQPNQAGIAVKHLPFIKSGGRLVLMLKTRSVDIRKSADEVFADTCAELKEGGYVVEKSVWLDPYHKDHAAILCRKL; encoded by the coding sequence ATGATCGACATAAAAGGCACACTCGTATCTGAAGGCTCAGGAGGAGTGTATAATGAGCGCATGCTTGGGAACTTCCGCGTTTGGGACCCGTACCGGAGTAAACTTGCCGCCCTCTGGTATCTGGACAAAACGACCTCCCTTGGCAAGGATGAGGTCGTCCTTTATCTAGGAGCCGCGAACGGCACGACCGTTTCCCATGTCGCGGATTATGTGGAGTCAGTTTACGCAGTAGAGTTTGCCCCCCGCCCGATGGAGGATCTCCTCGCGGTCGCAAAGAAACGTAAGAATATCGTTCCGATCTACGCGGATGCGACCCGTCCTGTTCGATACGCCGCTCTCCTCGAACCAGCGGATATGCTCTATCAGGATGTTGCCCAGCCGAATCAGGCGGGCATCGCGGTGAAGCATCTGCCGTTTATAAAATCCGGCGGCCGTCTCGTTCTCATGCTGAAAACGCGGAGTGTGGATATCAGAAAGTCTGCCGATGAGGTGTTTGCCGACACGTGTGCGGAGCTGAAGGAAGGCGGATACGTGGTGGAGAAAAGCGTATGGCTCGATCCCTATCACAAAGATCACGCGGCTATCCTCTGCAGAAAGCTCTGA